The Mycolicibacterium monacense genome contains the following window.
AAGATCGACACCACCGAACCGTCTTCGACGCCGGAGTCAACCCGCACCGTCGGCGGCACGTGGAAGCGGTGCACCGTGCCCGCCTGCGGCTGCCAGTTCTTCGCGGGGTCCTCGGCGTAGAGCCTCGCCTCGATGGACGATCCGCGTGACGGCGGGGGTTCGGCGTCGAGCCGACCGCCGTCGGCGACCAGCAGTTGCAGCTCGACGAGGTCGAGTCCGGTGGTGGCCTCGGTGACGGGGTGCTCGACCTGCAGTCGGGTGTTCATCTCGAGGAAGAAGAACTCGCCCGAGTCGTCCGCCATGAACTCGACGGTGCCCGCCCCGGTGTAACCGATGGCTTCGGCCGCCAGCCTCGCCGCGTCGAACAGCTTGGCGCGCATGCCCGGTGTGCGCTCGACCAGAGGCGACGGCGCCTCCTCGATGATCTTCTGGTGCCTGCGCTGGATCGAGCACTCGCGCTCGCCGACCGCCCACACGGTGCCGTGGACGTCGGCCATCACCTGCACCTCGATGTGGTGGCCGGCGGCGAGGTACCGCTCGCAGAACACCGTCGGGTCGCCGAACGCCGATTGTGCCTCGCGCTGCGCGGCCTGGACTTCGCCGGCCAGCGCGCCGAGGTCGCGGACCACCCGCATCCCGCGCCCGCCGCCACCGGCGGAGGCCTTCACCAGGACCGGTAACCGGTCGGCCGTCACGGTGGCCGGGTCGAGTTCGTCGAGCACCGGCACCCCGGCCGCGGCCATCATCTTCTTGGCCTCGATCTTGCTGCCCATCGCCGCGACCGCCGCGGCAGGCGGCCCGATCCACGTCAACCCGGCGTCGCACACCGCTGCGGCGAATTCGGCGTTCTCCGAGAGGAATCCGTATCCCGGATGTATCGCATCGGCGCCGGCGGCGCGTGCGGCGGCGATCAGCTGGGCGCTGTCGAGGTAGCCGTTGTTGCCCTGCAGCCGAACCCGGGCGTCGGCCTCGGCGACATGCGGGGACTGCGCATCGGGTTCGGTGTAGACGGCGACGGTGCCGATGCCGAGGCGGCGGCAGGTGGAGAACACGCGGCGGGCGATCTCCCCGCGGTTGGCGACGAGGACTCTGGTGATCATCGTGCCCCCTCCTCGGCGATTTCGGCGTGCGCAGTTGCGCTCACCGCGACCGTGCACGCCGAAATCGCAAGCATCGACGGCCTCACATCCGGAAGACGCCGAAGTTCGACGTCCCCTCGATCGGACCGTTGGCGATGGCGGACAGGCACATCCCCAGCACGGTGCGGGTGTCGCGCGGGTCGATCACTCCGTCGTCGTAGAGCCGGCCGGACAGGAACATCGGCAGCGACTCCGCCTCGATCTGCGCCTCGATCGCCGCCCTCAGCGCGGCGTCGGCGTCCTCGTCCACCACCTGGCCACGCGCTTCGGCGGCCGCGCGGCCGACGATCGAGATGACGCCGGCCAGTTGCGTACCGCCCATCACCGCGGCCTTCGCGCTGGGCCAGGCGAACAGGAAGCGGGGGTCGTAGGCCCGTCCGCACATACCGTAGTGCCCGGCGCCGTAGGAGGCGCCGATCAGCAGCGACAGGTGCGGCACCGTCGAGTTCGACACGGCGTTGATCATCATCGAGCCGTGTTTGATCATCCCGCCCTCTTCGTACTGCTTTCCGACCATGTATCCGGTCGTGTTGTGCAGGAACAGAAGTGGGGTGTTCGAGCGGTTCGCCAGCTGGATGAACTGCGTGGCCTTCTGCGACTCCTCGCTGAACAGCACACCGCGGGCGTTGGCCAGGATGCCGATCGGATACCCGTGCAGCCGCGCCCAGCCGGTCACCAGCGACGACCCGTAGAGCGCCTTGAACTCGTCGAACTCCGAACCGTCGACGATGCGCGCGATGACGTCGCGCGGATCGAACGGGATCCGCAGATCGGCCGGGACGATGCCGAGCAGTTCCTCGCTATCGAACAGCGGCTCGGTCACCGGGGCCGGAGCGGGTCCCTGCTTGCGCCAGTTGAGCCGTCCGACGACGCGTCGGCCGATCCGCAGGGCGTCGAGTTCGTCGAGCGCGAAGTAGTCGGCGAGACCCGATGTGCGGGCGTGCATCTCGGCGCCGCCGAGCGATTCGTCGTCGGATTCCTCACCGGTGGCCATCTTCACCAGCGGCGGCCCGGCCAGGAACACCTTCGAGCGTTCCTTGATCATCACGACGTGATCGGACATGCCCGGCACGTACGCGCCGCCCGCGGTGGAGTTGCCGAAGACCAGGGCGATCGTCGGGATCCCGGCCGCGGACAACCGGGTGAGGTCGCGGAACATCTGCCCGCCGGGGATGAACACCTCCTTCTGCGTGGGCAGGTCCGCCCCGCCGGACTCGACCAGCGAGATCACCGGGAGCCGGTTCTGGAGCGCGATCTGGTTGGCGCGCAGGATCTTTCGCAGCGTCCACGGATTGCTGGTGCCGCCCTTCACGGTGGGGTCGTTGGCGACGAGCAGGCATTCCACACCGCTGACCGCGCCGATCCCGGTGACCACGCTGGCGCCGACGGTGAACTCGCTGCCCCAGGCGGCCAGCGGGCTCAGTTCGAGGAAGGGGGAGTCGGGGTCGAGGAGCAGTTCGATGCGTTCGCGGGCGGTGAGTTTGCCGCGGGCGTGGTGACGTTCGACGTACTTGGCGCCGCCGCCGGCGAGCGCCTTGGCGTGTTCGGTCTCCAGTTCGGCCAGCTTGGCGGCCATGGCGTCGGCGGCCGCGGCGTATCCCGGCGACGACGGATCGAGCGTGGACTTCAGCGCCATATCGCGGCCTCCGGCGCCGAGTGTGAAGTCACCGCGATTGTCGCGGCCGATTTTCGCGCTGAGTGCACATTCGGCATGTTCATGACTGGTATCCCAACGTCTTGGCGGCCAGTGCGGTGAGGA
Protein-coding sequences here:
- a CDS encoding acetyl/propionyl/methylcrotonyl-CoA carboxylase subunit alpha, coding for MITRVLVANRGEIARRVFSTCRRLGIGTVAVYTEPDAQSPHVAEADARVRLQGNNGYLDSAQLIAAARAAGADAIHPGYGFLSENAEFAAAVCDAGLTWIGPPAAAVAAMGSKIEAKKMMAAAGVPVLDELDPATVTADRLPVLVKASAGGGGRGMRVVRDLGALAGEVQAAQREAQSAFGDPTVFCERYLAAGHHIEVQVMADVHGTVWAVGERECSIQRRHQKIIEEAPSPLVERTPGMRAKLFDAARLAAEAIGYTGAGTVEFMADDSGEFFFLEMNTRLQVEHPVTEATTGLDLVELQLLVADGGRLDAEPPPSRGSSIEARLYAEDPAKNWQPQAGTVHRFHVPPTVRVDSGVEDGSVVSIFYDPMLAKVISYAPTRRQAAAILADALVRTRLHGVRTNRDLLVNVLRHPAFLDGATDTAFFDTHGLAELAAPIGDARAGELSVLAAALADAARNRSDATVFAAAPSGWRNLASGYQTKRYRDAAGDEHEVRYRFTRAGVQFGDHDDVRLMSATPQRVVLASGGVEFPFDVARHGDAVFVDSPLGAVEFVALPRFPDPESAVAQGSLIAPMPGAVVRVGAAVGDTVSAGQPLVWLEAMKMEHILTAPGDGVLAELTVAPGQQVEVGTVLARVESPEGDDT
- a CDS encoding acyl-CoA carboxylase subunit beta, with amino-acid sequence MALKSTLDPSSPGYAAAADAMAAKLAELETEHAKALAGGGAKYVERHHARGKLTARERIELLLDPDSPFLELSPLAAWGSEFTVGASVVTGIGAVSGVECLLVANDPTVKGGTSNPWTLRKILRANQIALQNRLPVISLVESGGADLPTQKEVFIPGGQMFRDLTRLSAAGIPTIALVFGNSTAGGAYVPGMSDHVVMIKERSKVFLAGPPLVKMATGEESDDESLGGAEMHARTSGLADYFALDELDALRIGRRVVGRLNWRKQGPAPAPVTEPLFDSEELLGIVPADLRIPFDPRDVIARIVDGSEFDEFKALYGSSLVTGWARLHGYPIGILANARGVLFSEESQKATQFIQLANRSNTPLLFLHNTTGYMVGKQYEEGGMIKHGSMMINAVSNSTVPHLSLLIGASYGAGHYGMCGRAYDPRFLFAWPSAKAAVMGGTQLAGVISIVGRAAAEARGQVVDEDADAALRAAIEAQIEAESLPMFLSGRLYDDGVIDPRDTRTVLGMCLSAIANGPIEGTSNFGVFRM